The genomic region ATAGGAGTGAGCGGAAACAAGGGGATGCTAAATTCTCGTTTCTGATGAGGGTACTTAAGCCTCAATACAAACACCGCAATACCCACTAAAAATAAGAAGCTCCAAAATACCGGGGCCGTAAATTCCACCATTGCTTCAAATCCATCTGCCTGAAAAGCACCAAAACCCACTAAGGCGAGACAAATTGCGCCTTGCACTAAATAAGCCAAACTAGGTGAGCCGCGTTGTGACTCCCACTTACCCATAAAGCGTAGGCCATGCCAGTCTTCCCCCATGGCATAGTTAGTGCGGGCTCCTACAATCATCGTGGCATTAATACTCGTCAATGCCGCAATCGCAACAAAGAGACCGAGTAGTTTTTCACCAATAGGGCCAAAAGCCAGACCTAGTAAATCAGCTGGCGCGGCTTTACTTGATGCGAGTTGCCCCATACCTAAGCCGGCTATTAATGCCCCGTTGACGAGCAAGTAAATGACAGTAATAAGTAAGAGGCTGAGCACAATCACAGAGACCACAGTTTTACTACCGCCACGAACTTCCGCAGAAATGTAAGCAGATTCATTCCAACCACCAAAGGTCAGCAGTACAAAGACCATGGCCAAGCCTAAGAGCCCTAAAGGTGGCGTACTAGAAAAGAGCGGGGCATGCTCGACAGCAGGAAGAGGATTTCCTAATAAACCAAAACCCGCAACAATGATGGCAATTAAACCCGCTACCTCAAGAATGGTCAGGATTGTCTGCATACTCGAAGATGCATGAATACCAATTAGATTGACTAGGGTGAGGCCAGCAATAATCAGTAAGGCCCAGACAACGGTGGAGTAGGGACCTAGTGAGAGTACTTTGGTCATGTAATCCCCAAAGACAAATGCTAATAGCGCTATAGAGCCTGTGTTAATAACAGTAGCCTTTGCCCAACCATATAAAAAGGACACATTTTTACCGTAGGCCTTATACAGAAAATGATAGTCACCACCCGCATGAGGATAGGTCGTAGCCAGTTCGGCATAGCAGAGCGCGCCGGCTATAGAGATCACCGAACCGGCAATCCAAACACTCATCATCCAGCCGATATCCGAGGTAATTCCCGCGACCATTGAAGGCGTTTTAAAAATCCCTGCGCCAATCACAATGCCGACGATGATGGCAATGGCACCGGTGCGTGAAAGTAAACGCTCTGGCACCTGAGAAGACGGCTCGCTCATACTATAAGATTAGGAGGCTGGGAGGCTAGGAAGCTAAGGGAAGTAAAAGACTAAAACCAACTAATGGCTTAATTACGTTTCCCAGAAAACTCATTATAAATAGTGTCGCCTCTATCTTCACCTTTGATGGTGGAGTCTGTAACAGTAGCGCGGACAGTATGGTAATTGTTTTTTGCATCCAGGTAACCAAACTGCAATTTATTACCATCCAATTTTGGATTAATAATAGGTTGGGTATTACGGCCGATGGTTAACATGCCGCCGATACGCTGAAAGTGCTGAACTAGGCTTAAGGTAGTTTTAGTTTGCGGAGCTGAATAATCTAGAGTCCATTCGCCAACGACATTGGCGGGTACCTTCCAGTAGTACGCTTTACCGGGTTTATCAATTTCAATATCTGCTTCCCAGTCACCCATAGTAAAAGCATGCGAAACCACGCGAGTCCCGGGTTTCATTTTGAGAATAGTAGGGCGTAGCTTTAAATTGAGCTCAGGTAAAAGATAGAGCGTGACAACGGAAGCTTTACTAAAATCCTCTTTAAAAATATCACCCTGAATAATTTTGACCTTATCTGCAACCCCTGCACGTACAGCATTGCGTTGACCTAATGCAGCCATGCTTTCGTTGTACTCAATACCCACGGCACGGGCTCCAAAATCCTTTGCTGCGGAAATAGCAATTTTTCCATCTCCAGCACCTAAGTCGTAAACGAGGTCTTTAGGGCTAACCTGAGCGGTTTGCAACATCTTGATAATGAGTTCATTACCAGTAGGAACCCAGATCACATCCTTGCCATCTTGACCTACGCTAGGACTGAATTGATCATCACCTTGATCAGAGGTATTTTGGGCAATACTGGCACCCATCACTATGATCGATAGGAGCAATACTAGGTATTTAAGGATTTTCATATTAGGCTGATTTGGCTAAGTTAATTGAATATAAGAACTACCACGATCATAAATTAAATCCCAATCTAGGAATAGGGCGGAGGGGCTAAAAGGCTCTTGTCGTTTAGAATAGAGCCCTATTACTCACTGCCCATAGCTCAGCTGGATAGAGCAACGCCCTTCTAAGGCGTAGGTCGCACGTTCGAATCGTGCTGGGCAGGCCAATTTATATATTGCAAATAGCGTAATCGATTGGCCAGACTGTGATCAGGCTGGATCCGTTGGCAGGTGCTGATCTTGTGGTGTCGATCTTATCCGACGCGAAATGG from Polynucleobacter antarcticus harbors:
- a CDS encoding APC family permease translates to MSEPSSQVPERLLSRTGAIAIIVGIVIGAGIFKTPSMVAGITSDIGWMMSVWIAGSVISIAGALCYAELATTYPHAGGDYHFLYKAYGKNVSFLYGWAKATVINTGSIALLAFVFGDYMTKVLSLGPYSTVVWALLIIAGLTLVNLIGIHASSSMQTILTILEVAGLIAIIVAGFGLLGNPLPAVEHAPLFSSTPPLGLLGLAMVFVLLTFGGWNESAYISAEVRGGSKTVVSVIVLSLLLITVIYLLVNGALIAGLGMGQLASSKAAPADLLGLAFGPIGEKLLGLFVAIAALTSINATMIVGARTNYAMGEDWHGLRFMGKWESQRGSPSLAYLVQGAICLALVGFGAFQADGFEAMVEFTAPVFWSFLFLVGIAVFVLRLKYPHQKREFSIPLFPLTPILFCVSCAYLAYSSFAYAHSKGAIYISLYVMLIGIMALIALRVVGLKKATGSN
- a CDS encoding class I SAM-dependent methyltransferase: MKILKYLVLLLSIIVMGASIAQNTSDQGDDQFSPSVGQDGKDVIWVPTGNELIIKMLQTAQVSPKDLVYDLGAGDGKIAISAAKDFGARAVGIEYNESMAALGQRNAVRAGVADKVKIIQGDIFKEDFSKASVVTLYLLPELNLKLRPTILKMKPGTRVVSHAFTMGDWEADIEIDKPGKAYYWKVPANVVGEWTLDYSAPQTKTTLSLVQHFQRIGGMLTIGRNTQPIINPKLDGNKLQFGYLDAKNNYHTVRATVTDSTIKGEDRGDTIYNEFSGKRN